A single Molothrus aeneus isolate 106 chromosome 9, BPBGC_Maene_1.0, whole genome shotgun sequence DNA region contains:
- the LOC136560341 gene encoding LOW QUALITY PROTEIN: 1-phosphatidylinositol phosphodiesterase-like (The sequence of the model RefSeq protein was modified relative to this genomic sequence to represent the inferred CDS: inserted 1 base in 1 codon) — MVCSRVLWYGEDATGEGGIGMHAPTTHGLVLFHGRALGGQPGAEVPGLPVMETWSRHSAAFDCVPQPAACCPDWMAGLPDALPLSHLSIPGTHDSLSLFGGRRLRCQSWGLEAQLAAGIRFLDVRCKLSRGELRIYHLCTFQRASLRGVLRRTLRFLRAHPGEAVLMRIKEELPIFSRPGFAAQLHRCLLEEGQGCVWCREEVPTLGQVRGKIVVLEALAREVLGIPYEQLSISDAWNVLSLERKWARVRRHLEKAAGGDPSTMYLTFCSGNGLFTCPEEVARFVNPHCCQHLRRRGGQPVRWGVVIMDFPGAGLLRLIVESNGPRTNGHGTAAPGTPTVRSRHRRGRRDRXPQPAQPRTLPAPLSLGEDTAPGPTPLPKDRRAWRAKAGF, encoded by the exons ATGGTGTGTTCTAGGGTTTTATGGTACGGTGAGGATGCCACTGGGGAGGGTGGGATCGGAATGCATGCTCCCACCACTCATGGTCTGGTTCTCTTCCAcggcagggctctggggggccAGCCAGGTGCCGAGGTGCCCGGTCTCCCGGTTATGGAGACATGGTCCCGGCACAGCGCTGCCTTCGACTGTGTGCCCCAGCCGGCAGCCTGCTGCCCTGACTGGATGGCGGGGCTCCCCGAcgccctgcccctctcccaccTCTCCATCCCTGGCACCCACGACTCCCTCAGCCTGTTCGGTGGCCGGCGCCTGcggtgccagagctggggcctGGAGGCCCAGCTGGCGGCCGGCATCCGCTTCCTGGATGTGCGCTGCAAGCTGTCGCGGGGTGAGCTCCGCATCTACCACCTCTGCACCTTCCAGCGGGCCAGCCTGCGCGGCGTCCTGCGCCGCACCCTGCGCTTCCTCCGCGCCCACCCCGGCGAGGCCGTGCTTATGCGCATcaaggaggagctgcccatCTTCTCCCGGCCCGGCTTCGCTGCCCAGCTGCACCGCTGCCTGCTGGAAGAGGGACAGGGCTGCGTGTGGTGCCGGGAGGAGGTGCCAACGCTGGGCCAGGTGCGCGGGAAGATAGTGGTGCTGGAGGCGCTGGCGCGGGAGGTGCTGGGCATCCCCTACGAGCAGCTGAGCATCAGCGACGCCTGGAACGTGCTCTCACTGGAACGCAAGTGGGCCCGGGTGCGgcggcacctggagaaggcggCCGGCGGAGACCCCAGCACCATGTACCTCACCTTCTGCTCCGGCAATGGGCTCTTCACCTGCCCAGAGGAGGTGGCTCGCTTTGTGAatccccactgctgccagcacctgcGGCGCCGGGGTGGGCAGCCCGTGCGCTGGGGGGTGGTCATCATGGACTTCCCTGGCGCAGGCCTTCTCCGGCTCATCGTGGAGAGCAACGGCCCGCGGACCAATGGACACGGCACAGCGGCCCCCGGCACCCCCACGGTACGGTCCCGGCACCGCCGCGGCAGACGGGACC GGCCGCAGCCCGCACAGCCCCGCACGCTGCCCGCGCCGCTGTCCCTCGGGGAGGACACTGCTCCCGGCCCCACGCCTCTGCCCAAGGACCGCCGGGCCTGGAGGGCAAAAGCGGGTTTCTAG